The following are from one region of the Sciurus carolinensis chromosome 5, mSciCar1.2, whole genome shotgun sequence genome:
- the Klln gene encoding LOW QUALITY PROTEIN: killin (The sequence of the model RefSeq protein was modified relative to this genomic sequence to represent the inferred CDS: deleted 3 bases in 3 codons; substituted 2 bases at 2 genomic stop codons), with product MNFSKWDAPHSLLLPPGDRSIWEPDRPEPGSALPGRTVHTXGPGYWVQCKIQNGRKLQPLEXAGRGGLGGFKRRWKDTRATVGTTFRRRSRVFLVGELSKLLLPSDSSRGKCFASFALGSPAPRKQQTPNSPRIVAEKGAQTSFPQEPLRSWLHKHPHPDTTGESPHSYLTCYPQSKPRD from the exons ATGAATTTCAGTAAGTGGGACGCACCCCACTCTCTTCTATTGCCTCCAGGAGATCGAAGCATCTGGGAG CCGGATCGCCCGGAGCCAGGTTCAGCGCTCCCG GGCCGGACAGTGCACACTTAAGGACCGGGTTACTGGGTCCAA TGTAAAATACAGAACGGTAGGAAGCTGCAGCCCTTAGAGTAGGCGGGGCGAGGAGGCCTAGGAGGGTTCAAAAGGAGGTGGAAGGATACACGAGCGACTGTCGGAACTACTTTCAGGAGGAGGTCACGTGTGTTCCTAGTTGGGGAACTT TCCAAATTACTACTCCCCTCCGATAGCTCCCGAGGCAAGTGCTTCGCTTCCTTTGCTCTAGGTTCTCCCGCCCCGCGTAAGCAGCAGACGCCGAATTCCCCCCGGATAGTAGCGGAAAAAGGGGCACAGACCAGCTTCCCGCAGGAGCCTCTGAGGAGCTGGTTACACAAGCACCCACATCCAGACACTACTGGGGAGAGTCCCCATTCCTACCTCACCTGCTACCCACAGAGCAAACCTAGGGACTGA